The nucleotide sequence TCTAGCCCGTCTTGCGCAAAGGCCCAGCCCACCGGCAGCGGCAGCGCCCGCACGTCCACGCCGTGCGAAAGGTGGGTGAGGTAGACGCGGCGGGCCGAGCGGGCCCAGGGCAGGGCGAGCGCCTCGCGCACGTCGTACACGCTGCGCCCGGCGTGTGCGGCGGCAGACTCGTCGGCAAAGGACGTCCCCAGAATGAGCAGGTCGAGGTCGCCCAACCAGCGCGTGGCCACCTCCTGCGGAATGTCGATGGCGTCCGTGACGTAGGCCGCCGCAAACCCGGGACGGTCGAGGCGAAAGGCGTAGCTGTATCCGTTCGCCCCGTGCGGAACCCGAAAGGCACGAACACGCAGCCCCGCTGTCACCAGCCCCTCTTCGGGAAGGACCTGGACCGGCGCCCCGTGCCGGAAGGCGTACCCGAAGCGCTCGGCCACCTGCGGGAGGACCTCAGCGGGCGTGTAGACGGCAATGGGCGCCACCCCACCCCTTGTCGGTCCGTCACCGCTCGCGGAGGCGGCATAGTCGAGCACATCCCCCAGGCCCAGCAGGTGATCGTTGTGCGCGTGCGAGATCAGTACGGCATCCGGCACAAGCGGCTCTGGCAGCCGCGCAAGCTGGCCATGCAGGTCGGGACCGCAGTCGAGCAGCAGGGTCTGTGGGACACCGTTCGGGTCGGCGCCCCGAATGAGGGCGGCGCTGCGGGTGCGGCGGTTGCGGCCGCCGGCGCGGGCGTCCGTGCAGACGGGGCAGGCACACCAGAAACGCGGCACGCCCTTGCTGTCCGCGGTGCCCAGGAAGGTGAGACGCGGGCTCAAGAGGCCATCAGCGCGCGGGCGGCACGGGTCAGGTCGCCGCTCCCCGCGAGGCTGGTTCCAACGAGCACGGCGTCGGCCAGACCGCGGACCCCGCGCAGGTCGTCGGGCGTGCGGTAGCCGCTCTCTGCGACGAGCAGGCCCGCAAAGCCCGCCCCACGGGCGCGGCGCATCAGCCGGGGGCTCACCGACAGATCGGTCGCCAGGGTGGTGAGGTCGCGGTTGTTGACCCCGATGATATCGGCACCGGCGGCGAGGGCCAAGTCCAGTTCCCGCTCGTCGTGCACCTCGACCAAGGCGTCCAGGCCGAGGTGATGGGCCATCTCCAGGTAGGCCCCGACGGCCTCACCCAGCACGCTGACCATGAGCAGGGCCGCCGCCGCGCCCCAATCGGCGGCCTCACGGAGCATGGCCGGATGAATGACAAAGTCTTTGCGCAGCACCGGTACCGTCACCGCCCCTACGACCGCCCGCAGGGCCTGCGGGGTGCCGTCAAAGTGCCGGGGTTCGGTCAGGACGCTGATCGCCGCCGCGCCCCCCGCCGCGTAGGCCTGCGCCGCCGACGCCGGG is from Deinococcus sp. YIM 77859 and encodes:
- a CDS encoding MBL fold metallo-hydrolase, whose amino-acid sequence is MSPRLTFLGTADSKGVPRFWCACPVCTDARAGGRNRRTRSAALIRGADPNGVPQTLLLDCGPDLHGQLARLPEPLVPDAVLISHAHNDHLLGLGDVLDYAASASGDGPTRGGVAPIAVYTPAEVLPQVAERFGYAFRHGAPVQVLPEEGLVTAGLRVRAFRVPHGANGYSYAFRLDRPGFAAAYVTDAIDIPQEVATRWLGDLDLLILGTSFADESAAAHAGRSVYDVREALALPWARSARRVYLTHLSHGVDVRALPLPVGWAFAQDGLELPLA
- the trpC gene encoding indole-3-glycerol phosphate synthase TrpC; amino-acid sequence: MTGLPVTAVDRVPGVLGRIVRERAEDYAGACTDLGPARPRAETFRAALAGPGLALIAEVKRASPSAGAIAPLDPASAAQAYAAGGAAAISVLTEPRHFDGTPQALRAVVGAVTVPVLRKDFVIHPAMLREAADWGAAAALLMVSVLGEAVGAYLEMAHHLGLDALVEVHDERELDLALAAGADIIGVNNRDLTTLATDLSVSPRLMRRARGAGFAGLLVAESGYRTPDDLRGVRGLADAVLVGTSLAGSGDLTRAARALMAS